The following are encoded together in the Cynocephalus volans isolate mCynVol1 chromosome 4, mCynVol1.pri, whole genome shotgun sequence genome:
- the MS4A18 gene encoding LOW QUALITY PROTEIN: membrane-spanning 4-domains subfamily A member 18 (The sequence of the model RefSeq protein was modified relative to this genomic sequence to represent the inferred CDS: substituted 2 bases at 2 genomic stop codons) codes for MLQKLTETEERTSKGFLGLQEIFHIQPSGVTPYPNSSRVIQHDTGRANSQNPPMVNQNLAGATGAQGQPTELQYPAXTTSLQTPPGLAQHSLGTSALQTLPGDLQNPLNNIHWPTYTSNQSRWNMSFGSFPALNPKKFINFEEIKNLRHREGVCLRPHSGQCQSQDTSPRAIQILIGLTHIFSGINPSLHYNLSTTGWSGYPFWGGISFIASESLSVXAEKDPSLCMLPFLPKGSSPHSCPTGRKR; via the exons ATGCTGCAGAAACTCACAGAGACTGAAGAAAGAACATCCAAAGGCTTTCTAGGACTACAAG aaattttCCACATCCAGCCTTCGGGGGTGACCCCTTACCCAAACTCATCAAGAGTGATCCAGCATGACACAGGAAGAGCAAACTCACAGAACCCACCCATGGTGAACCAGAACCTAGCAGGAGCGACAGGTGCCCAGGGTCAACCCACTGAGCTCCAGTATCCAGCATGAACGACCAGTTTGCAGACTCCACCTGGACTGGCCCAACACTCACTGGGAACATCGGCGCTCCAGACCCTGCCTGGAGACCTTCAAAATCCTCTGAACAACATACACTGGCCAACATATACCTCAAACCAGTCCCGATGGAACATgtcatttggatcatttcctgcATTGAATCCCAAGAAATTCATAAATTTCGAGGAG ATAAAGAACCTCAGACACAGAGAGGGTgtttgcctgaggccacacagcggCCAGTGCCAAAGCCAGGACACCAGCCCCAGAG CCATCCAGATCCTCATTGGCCTCACGCATATTTTCTCTGGAATCAACCCTTCACTGCATTACAATTTATCCACAACTGGATGGTCAGGGTACCCGTTCTGGGGAGGAATATCT TTTATTGCATCTGAGTCCCTCTCAGTATGAGCTGAAAAGGACCCCAGTCTTTGCATGCTTCCTTTTCTCCCTAAAGGCTCCAGCCCCCATTCCTGCCCCACAGGCAGGAAAAGATAA
- the MS4A15 gene encoding LOW QUALITY PROTEIN: membrane-spanning 4-domains subfamily A member 15 (The sequence of the model RefSeq protein was modified relative to this genomic sequence to represent the inferred CDS: deleted 2 bases in 1 codon) has protein sequence MSAGPASNGVFVVIPPSNASGLRPPPAILPTSMCQPPGIMQFEEPPLGLQTPRATQAPDLRPMETFLTGEPKALGTVQILIGLMQLGFGSVLLMVRRGHLGMFFIEGGVPFWGGACFIISGSLSVAAEKNHTSCLVRGSLGTNILSAMVAFAGTAILLMDFGVTNWDVGRGYLAVLTIFTILEFFIAVIATHFGCQATRAQTNAPVIFLPNAFSADFNIPSPAASPPPAYDNVAYAQGVV, from the exons ATGTCCGCAGGTCCTGCCAGCAATGGGGTGTTTGTTGTCATCCCGCCCAGCAATGCCAGCGGCCTCCGCCCACCTCCAGCCATTCTGCCCACCTCCATGTGCCAGCCTCCGGGGATCATGCAGTTCGAGGAGCCACCGCTGGGGTTGCAGACACCAAGAGCCACCCAGGCACCCGACCTGCGGCCCATGGAGACATTCCTGACAGGAGAGCCCAAAGCTTTAGGG ACCGTGCAGATCCTCATTGGCCTCATGCAGCTGGGCTTCGGCAGCGTGCTGCTCATGGTCCGCCGCGGCCACCTGGGGATGTTCTTCATCGAAGGCGGCGTCCCCTTCTGGGGAGGAGCCTGC TTCATCATCTCTGGGTCCCTCTCAGTGGCGGCTGAGAAGAACCACACCAGCTGCCTG GTGAGGGGCAGCCTTGGGACCAACATTCTCAGTGCCATGGTGGCCTTTGCTGGGACAGCCATTCTGCTCATGGATTTTGGTGTCACTAACTGG GACGTGGGCAGGGGCTATCTGGCCGTGCTTACCATCTTCACCATCCTGGAGTTCTTCATTGCAGTCATTGCCACCCACTTTGGGTGCCAAGCCACCCGCGCCCAAACCAACGCG cctGTAATTTTCCTGCCAAACGCTTTCAGCGCAGACTTCAACATCCCCAGCCCGGCAGCCTCACCGCCTCCTGCTTATGACAATGTGGCATAC GCCCAAGGAGTCGTCTGA